aattacagaattaaaatataaaacatgtGAAACTGTCCATATTTCAAATTGCACAAATTGTATTGACATAGGAATGAAATTATGGCTTCATTACATAGTGTGACCAAAAACTTAACTTTTACCtctatttaaaacaataaaaaaatcccgtaaaatataaatcaatctTATTTTGAAGGGCGAAATCATGTTCAACATATATAGATAAACCCAAGACTTCTTAATTTTAAGGGAAATTCTAAACCCTAAAAACTACCACTAGTCATAAATAAGTTATCAGCCCATCGGGGAAGAATTAATTTTAAGCTTTTACGTTCAAATcacactaaaaataaaataaaataaaataaatagatagaAATTTGGGCTTACCGGAGCAAGCAAAGTTAATGACTTGACGGAGGCCGGATGCTTGACAGCAAGTGCGAGAGCTAAAATGCAGCCCAAAGAATGTGCTACAATGTGGAAAGATTTCACATTGTAAGGTTCGAGAACAGATCTCTCGATCATCTCCAAATGTTCCCTTAGAGTGTACAAAGAATCATTCGGTTTTGGGCTTCTCCCAAAGCCAAGCAGATCCACTGCAAGTAATCTATACTTTGATTTTACATCCTTTGAGAAGTTTGGATACAATGTTTCGGTCCAAAACGCTGACGACGATATGAATCCATGAATGAACAACACATTTTCTTGCAC
The Primulina huaijiensis isolate GDHJ02 unplaced genomic scaffold, ASM1229523v2 scaffold206016, whole genome shotgun sequence genome window above contains:
- the LOC140966406 gene encoding probable lysophospholipase BODYGUARD 2, yielding MTSSKNTLFVKVDEPEENVQENVLFIHGFISSSAFWTETLYPNFSKDVKSKYRLLAVDLLGFGRSPKPNDSLYTLREHLEMIERSVLEPYNVKSFHIVAHSLGCILALALAVKHPASVKSLTLLAPPYFPAPKGEQPAQYTMRKVAPRRVWPLISFGASVACWYEHLSR